A region from the Vicia villosa cultivar HV-30 ecotype Madison, WI linkage group LG3, Vvil1.0, whole genome shotgun sequence genome encodes:
- the LOC131658459 gene encoding cation/H(+) antiporter 14-like has translation MEEAKIKRLDQLTSYGMIDNTKLACQYIALDANKGVWYGDNPLNATTSVLVVQLIIMFCLSRFTHFLLSPFHQTLLIAQIMAGIIVGPLLLGRHNKSFEMLFPAASIMILSTFAEFGMIIYFFKVGVQINYKQIMRIEKRAIIIGVFGHISAIVFGFLVLNTVEMISPLGPEKHGIPSLIFFGSLTSVPVISNLLSEMNILSSEIGRMALSTSMVSDVCMLIMYFIILTGLKVMQDKSYQNILEKAITFFYFGFVYYFLRPLVIWISNRDRKGSHMTQGHFLSILCIILFIGFSGMIVGQPTFMIAFWFGVILPDGPPLGSILAEKLDIIGSTLIVPAYCTISGLRTSVPKIVGSKTCYMEVVIIAVYVGKFVGTILPSLHFHIEFWDSFALALIMCCKGLMDLCMFNKLLYSKDIGELPFTLMIYTMVAITGSATLIVYYIYDPSRRYKTYMRRTIKDSERDFDFRVLVCIHNEENVYPMINLLQATNPTNTSPISVFVLHLMELSGRAASISTKNEYAHNSNAYKDTSTQNVSNVFNKFLLHNKECVTLQLFTAIAPYSSMHDDICYMAMDTKSNILIVPFHKQLSMNGNVEVSNASIRFVNQRVLNKAPCSIGVLIDRSQMSGNLVVIHKKCFCKIAMIFLGGADDQEALACGMRIAKHPNVRLTVIWVRFKRQQKNYNVKSPYIDMMEHIRYTSNLKDKVYFKEEVVEDGEGTTQVIRMMGNDFNLVIVGRHHIPNSPCTLGLTEWCELPELGPIGNLLATSDFTFSILVVQQQPFDNEHFR, from the exons ATGGAAGAAGCAAAAATTAAAAGACTAGATCAATTGACTTCATATGGAATGATTGATAATACAAAATTAGCTTGTCAATACATTGCATTAGACGCAAACAAGGGTGTGTGGTATGGAGATAATCCCCTTAATGCAACCACATCCGTTCTAGTAGTTCAACTTATTATTATGTTCTGTCTTAGTAGATTTACCCATTTCTTGTTAAGCCCTTTCCATCAAACTCTTCTCATTGCACAAATTATG GCTGGTATTATAGTTGGTCCATTACTGTTAGGTCGACACAATAAAAGTTTTGAGATGTTATTTCCAGCTGCAAGCATAATGATACTTTCAACATTTGCAGAATTCGGAAtgattatttatttctttaaggTGGGAGTGCAAATAAATTATAAGCAAATCATGAGGATTGAAAAACGTGCAATAATAATTGGAGTTTTTGGCCATATATCTGCTATAGTATTTGGATTTTTAGTTTTAAATACTGTTGAAATGATATCACCTTTAGGACCTGAAAAACATGGTATTCCAAGTTTAATATTTTTTGGGTCATTAACCTCAGTTCCAGTTATAAGTAACTTGTTAAGTGAAATGAACATTCTAAGTTCAGAAATTGGAAGAATGGCATTATCAACATCAATGGTTAGTGATGTATGTATGTTGATAATGTATTTTATCATACTAACTGGACTTAAAGTTATGCAAGACAAATCATATCAAAATATTTTAGAGAAGGctataacatttttttattttgggtttgtatattattttttaagacCACTGGTTATATGGATATCTAACCGTGATCGGAAGGGAAGTCACATGACGCAAGGCCATTTCTTGTCGATATTATGTATAATTCTGTTTATTGGGTTCTCTGGAATGATTGTGGGACAACCTACTTTTATGATTGCCTTTTGGTTCGGTGTGATTTTGCCTGATGGTCCTCCTTTAGGTTCTATTTTGGCTGAAAAACTTGATATCATTGGTTCTACTTTGATCGTACCGGCTTATTGTACTATTAGTGGTTTAAGGACAAGTGTTCCTAAAATAGTAGGGTCAAAAACATGTTACATGGAGGTTGTTATAATTGCAGTGTACGTGGGAAAGTTTGTTGGAACCATATTACCATCACTTCATTTTCATATTGAATTTTGGGATTCTTTTGCTTTGGCTCTAATCATGTGTTGCAAAGGTCTAATGGATCTTTGTATGTTCAACAAATTATTATATAGTAAG GATATAGGTGAACTTCCATTCACACTAATGATATATACAATGGTGGCGATAACAGGATCTGCGACTTTAATTGTTTATTACATATATGACCCTTCAAGGAGATACAAAACCTATATGAGAAGAACAATTAAAGACTCTGAAAGAGATTTTGATTTCAGAGTACTTGTATGCATTCACAATGAAGAAAATGTTTATCCAATGATTAACCTTCTTCAAGCCACAAATCCTACAAACACTTCACCTATTTCAGTCTTTGTTCTACATCTCATGGAATTATCAGGCAGAGCAGCTTCAATTAGTACAAAAAATGAGTATGCTCATAACTCAAATGCTTATAAAGATACCTCAACTCAAAATGTGAGCAATGTGTTTAATAAGTTTCTTTTACATAACAAAGAATGTGTCACATTGCAACTTTTTACAGCAATTGCACCATATTCTAGCATGCATGATGATATATGTTACATGGCAATGGATACAAAATCAAACATTTTGATTGTGCCATTTCACAAACAATTGTCAATGAATGGAAATGTTGAAGTTTCCAATGCTTCAATTAGGTTTGTGAACCAAAGAGTACTAAACAAAGCTCCATGTTCAATTGGTGTCTTAATCGACCGAAGCCAAATGAGTGGAAATTTAGTAGTTATACACAAAAAATGTTTTTGTAAAATTGCTATGATATTCTTAGGAGGCGCTGATGATCAAGAGGCGTTGGCTTGTGGTATGCGTATCGCCAAACATCCGAATGTAAGACTCACTGTGATTTGGGTGAGATTCAAAAGGCAACAAAAAAATTATAACGTAAAGAGTCCTTATATTGATATGATGGAACATATAAGGTATACAAGTAACCTTAAAGACAAGGTTTATTTTAAGGAGGAAGTTGTAGAAGATGGTGAAGGAACAACACAAGTCATTCGTATGATGGGAAATGATTTTAATTTAGTTATAGTTGGTAGACATCATATACCAAATTCGCCATGTACTTTGGGATTGACAGAATGGTGTGAACTTCCTGAGCTTGGGCCTATCGGGAACCTCTTAGCAACATCAGATTTTACATTTTCTATTTTAGTTGTGCAACAACAACCCTTTGATAATGAACATTTTAGATAA